A genomic stretch from Flavobacterium nitratireducens includes:
- a CDS encoding MerR family transcriptional regulator — MHIELQPGKRYYSIGEVAKAFDVNASLIRFWDSEFDILKPKKNAKGNRMFTPEDIKNLQLIYHLVKERGFTLEGAKTHLKEGQKKTLDKFEIISKLEAIKVQLNNIKNEL; from the coding sequence ATGCACATAGAATTACAACCAGGAAAAAGATACTATAGCATTGGTGAAGTGGCCAAAGCATTTGATGTCAATGCTTCATTGATTCGTTTTTGGGATAGTGAGTTTGACATTTTAAAGCCTAAAAAGAACGCCAAGGGCAATCGAATGTTTACACCCGAAGACATCAAGAACCTTCAGCTCATTTACCATTTGGTTAAAGAAAGAGGTTTTACACTGGAAGGAGCTAAGACCCATTTGAAAGAAGGACAAAAGAAAACCTTAGACAAATTTGAAATTATTAGCAAACTAGAAGCTATAAAAGTACAGTTGAATAATATAAAAAATGAGTTATGA
- a CDS encoding LemA family protein produces MDFKRFLPWIIGAVIIFGIYGWVKGINNTAVTLSQDIEESWGNVQTAYQRRNDLIPNIVSTVKGYAEHEKSTLTAVIEARAKATQTTVDPTNITPEQLEAFNKAQSGVSSSLSRLLVSVEQYPNLKADQNFLKLQDELASTENQILTARTRFNEAVKPYNTHIKTFPNSLFAGMFGFKEKAYFNAVEGADKAPEVKF; encoded by the coding sequence ATGGATTTTAAAAGATTTTTACCTTGGATTATAGGTGCAGTTATTATTTTTGGAATTTACGGCTGGGTTAAAGGAATCAACAACACAGCAGTAACTTTAAGTCAAGACATTGAAGAATCTTGGGGAAATGTACAAACAGCTTATCAAAGACGAAATGATCTTATTCCAAACATTGTAAGTACCGTAAAAGGTTATGCAGAGCATGAAAAAAGTACTTTGACAGCAGTAATTGAGGCTCGTGCCAAAGCTACCCAAACTACGGTAGATCCAACCAATATTACACCAGAACAACTAGAAGCTTTCAACAAAGCGCAAAGCGGAGTAAGTAGTTCACTTTCAAGATTATTAGTATCAGTAGAACAATATCCTAACTTAAAAGCAGACCAAAATTTCTTGAAATTACAAGATGAATTAGCTAGTACAGAAAATCAAATTTTAACGGCTCGTACTCGCTTTAACGAAGCTGTTAAACCATATAACACCCACATCAAAACCTTTCCAAATTCATTGTTTGCAGGTATGTTTGGTTTTAAAGAAAAAGCCTATTTCAATGCTGTTGAAGGTGCTGATAAAGCTCCGGAAGTAAAATTCTAA
- a CDS encoding TPM domain-containing protein: MSKVEDFLTPAEELEIVEAIRIAEKNTSGEIRVHIERTTTMDAYERAKEVFHELKMDETALKNGVLIYLAVDDHNFVICGDKGINDVVGTDFWNCTRDAMVVQFKQNNFKQGLVDGILRAGEQLKKYFPWQEGDTNELSNEISKG; this comes from the coding sequence ATGTCAAAAGTAGAAGATTTTTTAACTCCAGCAGAAGAACTCGAAATTGTTGAAGCTATACGAATAGCCGAAAAAAATACTTCTGGTGAAATTAGAGTGCACATCGAACGAACTACCACTATGGACGCTTACGAACGTGCCAAAGAGGTGTTCCATGAATTAAAAATGGATGAAACAGCTCTTAAAAATGGCGTTTTAATTTATCTAGCGGTTGACGATCATAACTTTGTGATTTGTGGTGATAAAGGAATCAACGATGTTGTTGGTACTGATTTTTGGAACTGTACCCGTGATGCTATGGTAGTGCAATTCAAACAAAACAATTTTAAACAAGGACTTGTTGACGGAATTTTAAGAGCCGGAGAACAGCTTAAAAAATATTTCCCTTGGCAAGAAGGCGACACCAATGAATTATCTAACGAAATCTCAAAAGGATAA
- a CDS encoding PQQ-binding-like beta-propeller repeat protein translates to MKKITLVMLAFCVGSTLPAFAQFGKLLEKAKSAVSGGSAGKKTGSFSTVWESEFDNKATRLAVVNSNGELIVGTDDNSSSVLDKDGKPIWNGDYKKITTNSTNKSELQYTIFTENGGYLFLFDQRKLGTDRVACIDIKSGKELWNSEAYQDLIPKGTKAEEGLDQGELETVKYIFELDAFLISQRASVILVKAKNGEKIWETNRFKGGVGKYIYDAKRNEIIMVNFKPTALGALFTGFKNQLVKINATNGDVVWDATFRGTVEKELVTRRAIIDLWIKGDKLFMYLDGIQAYNINNGQKLWEAIYENDMQGANGGMFSGGKRSKIYRTLAQPLFTDDAVYIVILGTRDRTKYVEKHDLESGKLLWASEKITGALCMPNIYKTGDKIMVQVGGKVQVQEYRLETTSYGMGSTVKEWVPYIFWDYKAQKNSLLSLDDATGKTAWRSEKFDKRITDLIIDSDKTVFVGDGDEFYGYDIASGKQLFDVKHNDAKVGKATDVIDFGDKVVVLSEKGLASYHKKDGSRVYATEKIKGVDFFYHIGDNYFLRDQRDSKNIIYGIDMTNGETKGSVQSKGKGGSPQYGDGIDITKDGEYIFAFKGRKVEKIKVNN, encoded by the coding sequence ATGAAAAAAATTACTTTAGTGATGCTGGCTTTCTGTGTCGGAAGTACATTACCAGCTTTTGCCCAATTTGGGAAATTATTAGAAAAGGCTAAGAGTGCCGTTTCAGGAGGAAGTGCCGGAAAAAAAACAGGAAGTTTTTCAACTGTTTGGGAATCGGAATTCGATAACAAAGCAACCAGATTAGCAGTTGTAAACAGTAATGGAGAATTAATTGTAGGAACTGATGATAATTCTAGTTCCGTTTTAGACAAAGATGGTAAACCAATATGGAATGGTGATTACAAGAAAATAACAACTAATAGTACTAATAAATCCGAATTGCAGTACACTATTTTTACTGAAAACGGCGGTTATTTGTTTCTTTTTGACCAAAGAAAATTAGGAACGGATAGAGTTGCTTGTATTGATATTAAATCAGGAAAAGAATTGTGGAATTCTGAAGCTTATCAGGATTTGATTCCAAAAGGAACTAAAGCCGAAGAAGGTTTGGATCAAGGCGAATTAGAAACTGTAAAGTATATTTTTGAATTGGATGCTTTTTTAATTTCTCAACGTGCATCGGTAATTTTAGTTAAAGCTAAAAATGGTGAGAAAATTTGGGAAACCAATCGGTTCAAAGGTGGGGTTGGAAAATATATTTATGATGCTAAAAGAAACGAAATCATAATGGTCAATTTTAAACCTACTGCACTAGGCGCTTTATTTACGGGTTTTAAAAACCAATTAGTAAAAATTAATGCTACTAATGGAGATGTAGTTTGGGATGCCACTTTTAGAGGGACCGTAGAAAAAGAGTTGGTAACACGTCGTGCTATTATTGATTTATGGATTAAAGGAGATAAGTTATTCATGTATTTGGATGGAATTCAGGCATACAATATCAATAACGGACAAAAGTTATGGGAAGCAATTTATGAAAATGATATGCAGGGTGCTAATGGAGGAATGTTTAGTGGCGGAAAACGTTCTAAAATTTATAGAACCTTAGCACAACCGCTTTTTACGGATGACGCTGTTTATATTGTGATTTTGGGAACTAGAGACAGAACTAAATATGTTGAAAAACATGACTTAGAATCGGGAAAATTGCTTTGGGCTTCTGAGAAAATTACGGGCGCTTTGTGTATGCCAAATATCTACAAAACAGGGGATAAAATAATGGTCCAAGTAGGAGGGAAAGTGCAAGTTCAGGAATATAGATTAGAGACAACTTCATATGGTATGGGAAGTACAGTCAAAGAATGGGTGCCTTATATCTTTTGGGATTATAAAGCTCAAAAAAATAGTTTGCTTTCACTTGATGATGCAACTGGAAAAACCGCTTGGAGATCTGAAAAATTTGACAAACGTATAACAGACTTAATTATTGATTCTGATAAGACGGTTTTTGTAGGCGATGGGGATGAATTTTACGGTTATGACATTGCTTCTGGCAAACAATTATTTGATGTAAAACACAATGATGCCAAGGTTGGTAAAGCAACTGACGTGATTGATTTTGGAGATAAAGTGGTTGTGTTGTCCGAAAAAGGATTAGCTTCTTACCATAAAAAAGATGGTTCAAGAGTTTATGCTACGGAGAAAATAAAAGGGGTAGATTTTTTCTATCACATTGGGGATAATTATTTCTTGAGAGACCAAAGAGACAGCAAAAACATCATTTATGGAATTGATATGACTAACGGAGAAACTAAAGGTTCTGTTCAATCAAAAGGTAAAGGAGGTAGTCCCCAATATGGTGATGGTATTGATATTACTAAAGACGGAGAGTACATCTTCGCTTTCAAAGGAAGAAAAGTAGAAAAAATCAAAGTAAACAATTAA
- a CDS encoding GSCFA domain-containing protein, which produces MLFRTVIPIAENSFPIDYHSRILSLGSCFAVNMAAQLDYYKFQHSCNPFGIIFNPVSIGKLIERAVNKDFFTEKDVFFHNDLWHSFEVHSELSNPDKATFLKLLNELVVATNNQITKSTHFLITYGTSWVYRHIESEQIVANCHKVPQKQFLKELLSVEVIQNSILNTIALIQKVNPNVKFIFTVSPVRHIKDGFVENTLSKAHLISAIRQVLEDSTIYNLKSSIYFPSYEIMMDELRDYRFYAEDMLHPNQVAIDYIWQRFKETTVSKSALPVLEEIGSIQSGLNHRPFNPESESHLKFVAKLQAKIALLQTQFSHIQF; this is translated from the coding sequence ATGCTGTTTCGTACCGTAATTCCAATTGCTGAAAATTCATTTCCTATTGATTATCATTCCAGAATTCTAAGTCTGGGTTCCTGTTTTGCGGTAAATATGGCGGCCCAATTGGATTATTATAAATTTCAGCATTCCTGTAATCCATTTGGTATTATTTTTAATCCTGTTTCTATCGGAAAATTAATCGAAAGAGCCGTAAATAAAGATTTTTTTACCGAAAAAGATGTTTTTTTTCACAATGATTTATGGCATTCTTTTGAAGTTCATTCGGAACTTTCAAATCCAGATAAAGCAACTTTTTTGAAATTATTAAATGAATTAGTTGTTGCAACAAATAACCAAATAACAAAATCAACGCATTTCTTAATTACCTATGGAACTTCTTGGGTGTATCGCCATATAGAAAGTGAGCAAATTGTAGCCAATTGTCATAAAGTGCCTCAAAAACAGTTTTTAAAAGAACTGCTTTCGGTTGAGGTTATTCAAAATTCCATCCTAAATACAATTGCGCTAATTCAAAAAGTAAATCCTAATGTCAAATTTATATTTACGGTTTCGCCAGTGCGCCACATCAAAGATGGTTTTGTAGAAAATACGCTAAGTAAAGCGCATTTAATTAGTGCCATTCGTCAAGTTTTAGAGGATTCTACTATCTATAATCTAAAATCTTCAATCTATTTTCCGAGTTACGAAATTATGATGGACGAGCTGCGTGATTATCGTTTTTATGCCGAAGATATGTTGCATCCTAATCAGGTTGCTATTGATTACATCTGGCAACGATTTAAAGAAACAACAGTTTCAAAATCGGCATTGCCAGTATTGGAAGAGATTGGCAGTATTCAGAGCGGGTTAAACCATCGTCCTTTTAATCCTGAATCAGAAAGTCATCTTAAGTTTGTAGCTAAACTACAAGCTAAAATTGCATTACTTCAAACTCAATTTTCTCACATTCAATTTTAA
- a CDS encoding tetratricopeptide repeat protein, producing the protein MKDKYPTFEKLTVLMITSMKNVIFLFLLCFSLTMQSQDFSDIDENEMPQEIEKINDEILKNPSGDNYYLRGYYYYLNKDYLAAIADYNKAISLDPNNYRFYYSKGNTIIKLKDYKQAIECYTKSIALNNTIQKAYFNRAYSKTMIDDAKGAIDDYTKSISINPKYLQAYQNRGIIRSKLNLHKEAILDFDKVIEIDPKFVEAYQNRAISKAMVNIDAKSDFDQVVNLTPDDPEAYYNRAIYFINFKIKGDYCSDIKKSVSFHFDAAVELLSKYCK; encoded by the coding sequence ATGAAAGATAAATACCCTACATTTGAAAAACTTACAGTCCTAATGATTACTTCTATGAAAAACGTTATTTTCCTTTTTTTACTTTGTTTTAGCCTTACAATGCAATCTCAAGACTTCTCAGATATTGATGAAAATGAAATGCCCCAAGAAATTGAAAAAATAAATGACGAAATCCTCAAGAACCCAAGCGGTGATAATTACTACCTAAGAGGCTACTATTATTATCTAAACAAAGATTATCTTGCGGCCATAGCCGATTATAACAAAGCTATATCTTTAGATCCGAATAACTATAGATTCTATTATAGCAAAGGAAATACAATCATTAAATTAAAAGATTACAAACAAGCGATTGAATGTTATACAAAAAGTATCGCTTTAAACAATACTATACAAAAAGCCTACTTCAACAGAGCGTATTCTAAAACAATGATCGACGATGCAAAAGGTGCAATTGATGACTATACCAAAAGCATTTCCATCAATCCCAAATACCTTCAGGCATATCAAAACAGAGGGATCATAAGATCAAAATTAAACCTGCACAAAGAAGCCATCCTTGATTTTGACAAAGTCATCGAAATTGATCCAAAATTTGTGGAAGCGTACCAAAACAGAGCCATTTCGAAAGCTATGGTTAATATCGATGCCAAAAGCGATTTTGACCAAGTAGTAAATCTAACGCCCGATGATCCTGAAGCCTATTACAATAGAGCCATCTATTTTATTAATTTTAAAATTAAAGGCGATTATTGCTCCGATATAAAAAAATCGGTTAGCTTTCACTTCGACGCTGCGGTGGAATTATTAAGTAAGTATTGTAAATAA
- a CDS encoding IS982 family transposase: protein MSNIVKNYFKVLEVISSLNYDSLFKSRVGRSGKMSDLEVVALSLTAEFMSIDSENSLFKQISPDLIPNLIERSQFNKRRRKLFLFSEEVRSKLASRFLEFENYFIVDSMPLEICKFSRHCRIKICKEHFETAPSKGFCASQNNWFYGYKLHGVCSVDGVFHSLEITKAEVHDVHFLKNIKQQLSDCVLLGDRGYLSESIRLDLFRTVKIQLETPMRSNQKNYKPQPYIFRKSRKRIETQFSQLCDQFLIRRNYAKSFAGFKTRILAKITAMTLIQYINKFIFDRPINNIKNQII, encoded by the coding sequence ATGTCAAATATAGTTAAAAATTATTTTAAGGTTTTAGAAGTTATAAGTTCTTTGAATTATGATTCATTATTTAAATCAAGAGTTGGAAGAAGCGGCAAGATGTCTGATTTAGAGGTCGTAGCACTTAGTTTAACTGCTGAATTTATGTCTATTGATAGTGAAAACTCACTTTTCAAACAAATTAGTCCAGATTTAATTCCTAACTTAATTGAACGCAGTCAATTCAACAAAAGAAGAAGAAAACTGTTTTTGTTTTCTGAAGAAGTCCGAAGCAAACTAGCGAGTCGATTTCTTGAGTTTGAGAATTATTTTATTGTTGACAGTATGCCGTTGGAAATCTGTAAATTTTCTCGTCATTGCCGAATTAAAATATGTAAAGAGCATTTTGAAACAGCTCCTTCCAAAGGTTTTTGTGCCTCACAAAACAATTGGTTTTATGGATATAAATTACATGGAGTTTGTTCTGTAGATGGTGTTTTCCATTCTTTAGAGATTACAAAAGCAGAAGTTCATGATGTTCATTTTCTAAAGAATATAAAACAACAATTATCTGATTGTGTATTACTTGGAGATAGAGGGTATTTGTCAGAATCGATTAGGCTAGACCTATTTCGAACAGTAAAAATCCAATTAGAAACACCAATGAGATCCAATCAAAAAAACTATAAGCCTCAACCATATATTTTTAGAAAATCAAGAAAAAGAATTGAAACCCAGTTTTCACAATTATGCGACCAGTTTTTAATTCGAAGAAATTATGCTAAATCTTTTGCTGGTTTTAAAACAAGAATTTTAGCAAAAATAACAGCAATGACTCTAATTCAATATATCAATAAATTCATATTTGATAGACCTATAAATAATATTAAAAATCAAATTATTTAA
- a CDS encoding M23 family metallopeptidase has protein sequence MAKVKYYYDSENLAYRKIKVKKRKKVGFVALFLLASALFGFLSFVLLLNTPYFDTPKDRLLLREIENLKLNYAVLNKKMDQVDNAIEAIEERDNNLYRTYFNTAPIPAEERKAGFTDVNRYKALEGYDNTQLVLQTTKRVDVLTKELAIQSKSLDYILKLAKEKNKLLAAIPAIQPVRNENLKQMASGFGYRTDPFTKVRKMHEGMDFTAKKGTPVFATGDGVVKQADNRASGYGNHIVIRHGYGYETLYAHLSKYNCKPGQRIKRGDIIGYVGSTGRSEAPHLHYEVHKDGRVVNPLNFYYGNISAAEYVAISKLANQENQSLD, from the coding sequence ATGGCGAAAGTAAAATATTATTACGATTCTGAAAATCTGGCATATCGCAAAATTAAAGTCAAGAAAAGAAAAAAAGTAGGCTTTGTAGCCTTGTTTTTACTGGCTTCAGCTTTATTTGGATTTCTCAGCTTTGTTCTTTTATTAAACACTCCCTATTTTGACACCCCAAAAGACCGTTTATTACTTCGTGAAATTGAGAATCTGAAGCTAAATTATGCCGTTTTGAATAAAAAAATGGATCAGGTTGATAATGCCATCGAAGCCATTGAAGAACGAGACAATAATTTATACCGCACTTATTTCAATACGGCTCCTATTCCTGCAGAAGAAAGAAAAGCAGGTTTTACTGATGTAAATCGATACAAAGCGCTGGAAGGTTATGACAATACCCAACTGGTTTTACAAACAACTAAACGAGTGGATGTATTGACCAAAGAATTAGCTATACAATCCAAATCCTTAGATTATATTTTAAAACTCGCTAAAGAAAAAAACAAATTATTAGCTGCCATTCCTGCCATCCAACCTGTCAGAAATGAAAATTTAAAACAAATGGCATCTGGTTTCGGTTATCGCACAGACCCTTTTACCAAAGTAAGAAAAATGCACGAAGGCATGGATTTTACAGCAAAAAAAGGAACTCCTGTTTTTGCCACAGGTGACGGAGTTGTAAAACAAGCTGACAACAGAGCGTCTGGATATGGTAATCATATTGTGATTAGGCACGGTTATGGATACGAAACTTTGTATGCGCATTTGAGCAAATACAATTGCAAACCAGGACAACGAATAAAACGTGGAGACATTATTGGTTATGTAGGAAGCACGGGACGATCAGAAGCGCCACATTTGCATTATGAAGTACATAAAGATGGTCGTGTCGTAAATCCGCTTAATTTTTATTATGGTAATATTTCTGCTGCAGAATACGTTGCTATATCTAAATTAGCTAACCAAGAAAATCAATCTCTGGATTAG
- a CDS encoding TPM domain-containing protein: MKIPTQKNSNSKGIFQFVLLLFVLFSSNCIFSQFTIPEKPSLQTSVYDYAKLFNENEKTQLEEKLIRYSDTTTTQIVVITIESLKGEDVSLLATKWGQTWGVGGTAKDDNGVIILISKTDRKIAINPGYGLEDRLTAGIGGEIIRNIIIPEFKAGSYYNGVDKGTDALFDVFKGKYKGTRKQNQQKQDFPILPFIIIIVFIIILASRNKGGGGNSGNNGGGGPSLLDVIILSNLGRNSGGFGGGFGGSSGGGFGGGGFGGGFGGGGFSGGGSSGSW, translated from the coding sequence ATGAAAATTCCAACTCAGAAAAACTCAAATTCCAAAGGAATTTTTCAATTTGTACTCTTACTATTTGTACTTTTTTCTAGCAATTGTATCTTTTCACAATTTACCATTCCGGAAAAACCTAGTTTGCAAACTTCGGTTTATGATTACGCCAAACTCTTTAACGAGAATGAAAAAACGCAACTGGAAGAAAAACTCATTCGCTATTCTGACACTACAACTACACAAATTGTAGTCATTACCATAGAAAGCTTAAAAGGCGAAGATGTTAGTTTACTGGCAACCAAATGGGGTCAAACCTGGGGAGTTGGAGGCACTGCCAAAGACGACAACGGAGTGATTATTCTGATTTCTAAAACCGATAGAAAAATAGCCATTAATCCTGGCTACGGTTTAGAAGATAGATTGACAGCAGGAATTGGTGGTGAAATCATTAGAAATATTATTATTCCTGAGTTCAAAGCAGGTAGTTATTATAATGGAGTTGACAAAGGAACCGATGCTTTATTTGACGTTTTTAAAGGCAAATACAAAGGGACTCGAAAACAAAACCAACAAAAACAAGATTTTCCCATCCTGCCATTCATTATCATCATTGTTTTTATCATCATTTTAGCTTCCAGAAATAAAGGTGGTGGCGGAAATTCAGGCAATAATGGCGGTGGCGGCCCTAGCTTATTAGATGTGATTATCTTAAGCAATCTAGGTCGAAACAGCGGTGGTTTCGGTGGAGGCTTTGGAGGTTCTTCTGGCGGTGGTTTTGGTGGAGGCGGCTTCGGAGGAGGATTTGGCGGCGGAGGTTTCTCTGGCGGTGGTTCTAGCGGAAGTTGGTAA
- a CDS encoding response regulator: protein MKKLVIVDDNTFLMKSVLQKLSFFDDFKVQFTAMNGQDLIQKLDKNHNVDLILMDIEMPKMNGIEATEQVKNRYPNIKIIMLTVFDNDENIFKSIKAGADGYLLKEVNPKDLQQGILETLNGGATMTPSIAMKTLKLFRNPMSFESVVDSETYNLTSREIEVLEQLSKGLKYNTIADNLFLSAGTIRKHVENIYTKLQVHNKLEAIQKARNNNLI from the coding sequence ATGAAAAAATTGGTTATTGTTGATGATAATACTTTTTTAATGAAATCTGTTCTGCAAAAATTATCTTTTTTTGATGATTTTAAAGTGCAATTTACGGCTATGAATGGGCAGGATTTAATTCAAAAACTAGATAAAAATCACAATGTAGATTTGATTTTGATGGATATTGAAATGCCTAAGATGAATGGAATTGAAGCCACAGAACAGGTGAAAAATAGATATCCCAATATTAAAATAATAATGCTTACCGTTTTTGATAACGATGAAAATATTTTCAAATCTATTAAAGCAGGTGCCGATGGGTATTTGTTAAAAGAAGTAAACCCAAAAGATTTACAGCAAGGTATTTTAGAAACACTTAATGGAGGGGCTACAATGACTCCGTCAATAGCCATGAAAACGCTAAAATTATTTAGAAATCCAATGTCATTTGAATCGGTTGTTGATAGTGAAACCTATAATTTAACAAGCCGTGAAATTGAAGTTTTAGAACAATTGAGCAAAGGTTTGAAGTACAATACAATAGCTGATAATTTATTTCTTTCTGCAGGTACAATTCGTAAACATGTAGAGAATATATATACTAAACTTCAAGTTCATAATAAGCTAGAAGCTATCCAGAAGGCGAGGAATAATAATTTGATATAG
- a CDS encoding tetratricopeptide repeat-containing sensor histidine kinase, which yields MSKTLFIFLLCTGITFSQKSNHAIDSLKNALKICNKLEKLKTLIQLSDEYSNIDLEQSKKISYLALSQSRLQNNPTYIAMAFNCIANVHQYKSELDSALYFHKKALSIRKSINDSLGMADTYNNIGIVYDSKGQFDAALKYYFKALYFYEKKKDNVKQAMTNTNIGIIYKAQKEYSKALLYYRRAIALYFKTSDKLGQTMAVGNLGGLLINFKKYQESLKYSFMAKKGYLQLGCERFVAYPLSNIAIVYDSLHKYDFAEKNYLKVIQLHEQFKNSFEVAENANAFALCLIKQKKYRESIAFSLKALSFAKKSKANLLEVYAYKNLHKAHSQLKEYHKANHFAGLYISGKDSLFESDKTKIIFDLETKYQTAKKEQLLIQKEAETKQKNILLIGVSVLAVLVGLIGFLIYRQQRLRNKQQEQEFELKNAIQEIETQNKLQQQRLDISRDLHDNIGAQLIFIISSIDTIKYAFDITNKKLDDKLSTISSFTKSTIVELRDTIWAMNSSEITFEDLKIRIHNFIEKAKEAKDQINFLFSISNDVMKVKLSSVEGMNLYRIIQEAVNNSIKYSEATSISIHVVQVEKHIQLTIQDNGSGFDYENIEKGNGLQNMQDRIEAMGGEFNLVSQPGKGTSINLLFTKKA from the coding sequence ATGAGTAAAACGCTATTTATTTTTTTGCTATGCACAGGTATTACTTTTTCTCAAAAGTCTAATCATGCAATTGATAGTTTAAAAAATGCACTTAAAATTTGTAATAAATTAGAAAAATTAAAAACTTTGATTCAGCTTTCAGACGAGTATAGTAATATAGACTTGGAACAATCAAAGAAAATATCCTATTTAGCCCTCAGTCAATCTAGGTTGCAAAATAATCCAACTTATATCGCAATGGCATTCAACTGTATTGCGAATGTCCATCAATATAAAAGCGAATTGGATTCGGCTTTGTATTTTCATAAAAAAGCATTGAGCATCCGAAAATCCATTAATGATTCTCTAGGTATGGCAGATACCTATAACAATATTGGTATTGTGTATGATAGTAAAGGCCAATTTGATGCTGCTTTGAAATATTATTTTAAAGCACTGTATTTTTATGAAAAGAAAAAGGATAATGTAAAGCAAGCTATGACCAATACTAATATTGGAATTATTTATAAAGCTCAGAAGGAATATTCAAAAGCCTTGTTGTATTACAGAAGAGCCATCGCTTTGTATTTCAAAACAAGCGACAAATTAGGGCAAACTATGGCGGTAGGAAATTTAGGAGGATTATTGATTAATTTTAAAAAATATCAAGAATCGTTAAAATATTCTTTTATGGCTAAAAAAGGATATCTTCAATTAGGTTGTGAACGATTTGTAGCCTATCCGTTATCGAATATTGCTATAGTTTATGATAGTTTGCATAAGTATGATTTTGCTGAAAAAAATTATCTGAAAGTAATACAATTACATGAGCAATTTAAGAACTCATTTGAAGTAGCCGAAAATGCAAATGCATTTGCACTCTGTTTGATTAAACAAAAGAAGTATAGAGAAAGTATTGCGTTTTCCTTAAAGGCATTGTCTTTTGCTAAAAAATCAAAAGCCAATTTATTAGAAGTTTATGCCTATAAAAATTTGCACAAAGCGCATTCTCAATTAAAGGAATATCATAAAGCGAATCATTTTGCCGGTTTGTATATTTCAGGAAAAGATAGTTTGTTTGAATCTGATAAAACCAAAATTATCTTCGATTTAGAAACCAAATATCAAACAGCAAAAAAAGAACAATTATTGATTCAAAAAGAAGCCGAAACCAAACAAAAAAATATTTTGTTGATAGGGGTTTCAGTTTTAGCAGTATTGGTTGGACTCATCGGGTTTTTAATTTACCGCCAACAGAGACTTAGAAACAAACAACAGGAACAAGAATTTGAACTTAAAAATGCCATTCAGGAAATAGAAACTCAAAATAAGTTGCAACAACAGCGATTAGATATCTCAAGAGATTTACATGATAATATTGGAGCTCAGTTAATATTTATTATTTCTTCCATAGATACAATTAAATATGCTTTTGATATTACTAATAAAAAGTTAGATGATAAATTATCCACGATTAGTTCTTTTACTAAATCTACAATCGTTGAACTAAGGGATACAATTTGGGCTATGAATTCTAGTGAGATTACATTTGAAGATTTAAAAATTCGAATACATAATTTTATAGAGAAGGCGAAAGAGGCAAAAGATCAAATCAATTTTTTATTTAGTATTTCTAATGATGTCATGAAGGTCAAATTAAGTTCTGTAGAGGGGATGAATCTTTACAGGATTATTCAGGAAGCAGTCAATAATAGCATTAAATATTCGGAAGCTACATCAATTTCTATTCATGTTGTTCAAGTAGAGAAGCATATTCAACTAACAATTCAAGATAATGGTTCTGGTTTTGACTATGAAAATATTGAAAAGGGTAATGGTTTACAAAACATGCAAGATCGAATCGAAGCTATGGGAGGTGAATTTAATTTAGTATCACAACCCGGAAAAGGAACTAGTATTAATTTGTTGTTTACCAAAAAAGCCTAA